ATCTTCAGACGTATATTGCAAACTCTTTTTTTCAAAATCCTGTATTAATTGTCTGAGCATAAAATCAAGTAATTGGAATTTATCTTCAAAATGTTTATAAAAGGTTGTTCTATGTATCATAGCTTTATCACAGATGTCTGAAATGCGGATATCGTTAAAATTTTTTTCTGTAAGTAAGTCTATTAGGGTATCAAATAATAGTTTATGCATTCTTCGAGTTCTTAAATCAAGATTTTCATCATTTACATTAATATTCATATGGACCTCCTAACAAAATAATCTACAAATATTAAAAAATGTAGACGCTATATATAATTTAAAAATATTGTTTCTTGATAAGACTATATCAACAGTATAAAGTATAAACATACACTTGTAAACAGAATCTACACATGTATCTCTTTAATACATATGTAGAGATTAAAATAAATGGAGAGGTGATTATCAATGAAGCAAAGAATAAAAAGAATCTTAACTATTGGAAGCATAATTGGACTTATGACTAGTAGTGTTGTACCAGTATCTGCAGCAGATACTTCAATTAAAACTCAAAATTTACAAAGTATTAAAGAGAAAAAAAATCTTCCGTTAGAGGAAGCTATAGCTGGAGCTATAAATAATAGTGATAAATTAAATTTAAAATCAAGAGAAATAAAAATGTATGAAGATAAGATGAGACTTCAAGAGAAATACAATGATTATTATAATTCTATAAATCAAAAAGTATATGATTATCCTTACGATAAGCTTGAACTTCAAGAAAAACAAAGCAAACAAGCTAAGGAATTTATGAAAGATCAAATAGCAAGTGATATTACTAATAAATATAACGATATGGTTTTAAAAGAAATTGATCTTAATAAATCAAAGAGGGCTTTGGAATTCAAGAAAATAGATTTGGAATTTATTAAAGGAAAATTATCTTTAGAAATGGCAACACCTACAGAGGTTAAGGATGCACAAATTGAATTAACTTCATTGGAAAATGATATAAGGGCAAAGGAAAATTTATTAAACGACAATAAAGATTATTTTAAAGTTATCACTGATTTAGATGTAAAAGATAACTATAAACTTGACTATAGTATGAATTATGAAAAATTTAAAATAACTGGCTCGGTGGATGAGTATATAGATGACAAAATAGATACCTATTTAAACTATGATAATAAAATATTTAAATTATCTAAGGATTATATGAAAAAGCTAAAAGAAGATGGAATAAAGGATATTATGAGTAAAACTCCAGAAACTCTTCCAGATAGAGCTTCAAATATAACAGTTAAGGCTGATGGAACTACTGAATTTGATGCTGGTTCATATGCTTTAAGATTAATAGACTATCAACAAAAACAGCAGGAATACTTAGCTAAATTGAATGCTTATGGAGAATATATTGATGGACAATATAGTGTCGATGAAGCAAAGGTAAATATAGATGAAGCTAAGAGAAATATAAAAAATGCAATGAAGGAAAGTTATTCAACCCTTTTAGCATTGGAAGATAAGATAAATAATCTGAAGGAGCAGGAAACTTCAGTAAATACAAAATTAAGCTTTGCAAAAGCTCAAGTAGATATGGGATTAATGCTCCAAAATGATTATGATAAGCAGGTTTTAGAAAGTGAAGATTTAGATACTGGTATAAGAAAACTTGTGTATACCTATAACAATTTAAAAGACAATATACAAATGCCATGGATATTAAGTAGTAAATAAGTTGAAGATTAATGAACAAATAAGGTTGTAATGAAATTAAAAATCTAGATAAGATGAAGAATAGCGCTTCATACAGGGAGGAAATATGAATAAAAAAATAATAGCGGTTTGTTTAGTATGTTTTAATCTTTTTATGTTAAGTGGCTGTAGTAGTGATAATAATTCAACAGCAGAAATAAAAACTTATCCAGTAAAGACTGTGGAGCTTAAGGATGAGAGTTATCCAATTTCTTTAGAGTATGAAGGGCTTACAGGAGGAAGTGAAGTTAGAAAACTTTCCTTTAAAAGTTCTGCTAGAGTAAGTAAAATATATGTTTCTAAAGGGCAACAAGTAAAAAAGGGGGATAAGCTTGTTGACTTAGATAAAACAGATTTGGATTTTGCAGCAAATGGCTCAAAAGCTCAAATGGATGCAGCTTCAGCACAATATGAAAAAGCAGTAAATGGAGCTCAAGCAGAGGATATAAACAAAGCGCAAATTGCAGTAAAGAATGCTGAAGATAATTATAATTACTGTAAAGATTTATACAATAAAAATCTTAGTTTGTATCAAATGCATGCAATAACTAAGCAGCAGCTAGACGATATTAAAATTAAATTAAATGGCAGTGAAAGTGAGCTTAATGCAGCAAGGGAAACATTAAAACAACTTCAAAATGGAACTAGAAGTGAAGATGAAAATGTGGCACTAGCTCAACTAAATGCAGCAAAGGCTGATTATGCTTCAAAAGTAAACTTAGTTCAAGATGCTTCTCTTATAGCGGATGTTGATGGATATGTTGTAGATATTTTAGGTAAAGAAGGTGAAATGCAGTCAGCAGGGTATCCTGTAGTATTAATTAGAAGTGAAAATCAAGTGGTTACAGTAGGTTTATCTGATGAAGATGTAAAGAAGATACAAATAGGAACTAAAACACAAGTTAAAATTGACAATAATACTACAGATGGAGAAGTTATGAATATAGTTCAAATGGCTGACAGTAAGTCGGGAACTTATAGTGCGGAAATAAAATTAATAAACCCAATAGACAATAATAAATTTTATATAGGTCAATCAGTAAAAGTTTATATTAGTGAAGGTGAAAAGAAAGGATTGTGGATTCCTATTACAAGTATTTTAAATGATGGACAAGATTATGTTTTTGTGGTTGAAAATGGACATGCCGTTAAGAAAAATGTGACCTTAGGTCAAACTAATGAAAATTTAGTAAATGTTGAAGGACTTAAAAATGGAGATAAGCTTATTAATGAAGGAATGAAAAATATAAAAGCTGGATATCAGGTTTCAGCAGAGTAAGGAGGATATACTATGGGATTGATTAACGCAGCAATTAAAAATAAAAAGATAGTTCTGTTTTTAGTGCTAATTACTATCTTAAGCGGTTTAGCTTGTTATTACTATATTCCTAAACAGGAAAGTCCAGATGTTTCCTCCCCAGCAGCAATGATTACAACTATTTATCCAGGGGCTTCTCCTAAGGATGTAGAAAGCTTAGTTACTAAAAAAATCGAAGACAAGATAGAAGAAATTGATGGTTATGATTATGCAGAATCTTTTTCTCAAAATAGTGCATCTATAGTTATTGTTTACCTAAATAATGATGCTGATAAAGATAAAGCGTGGCGTACACTAAGAGATAAGATAAAGGATTTAAAAGCTGATCTTCCAAATGGAGTTGAAGAAAGTAAAATAGATACAAACCTTACGCAGACAGCAGGGATGATTTTAAGTATATCAGGTGACAATTATTCCTATGAACAATTAGGAAATTATGCTGATGATATAAAGAAACAATTAGGTGGCATCAGTGGGATTTCAAGATTTGATATAAAGGGAAAACAAGATAAGCAAGTAAAAGTTCAAGTGGATTTAAGCAAAATAAATAAATCTTCTATTTCTCTTGAAGAAGTATGTGGTGTACTTCAAGCACAAAATGTGGAAATTCCATCTGGATCTTTAGAGTTAGCTACTGGAAAGATAAAAGTGCAGACACCCGGAAGCTTTACTTCACTTAAAGATATAGAAAATACAATTGTTGGGGTTTCCTCAGATACAGGACAAACTTTAAAGTTAAAAGATATTGCAACTGTAAGTATGGATTATGATGATGATAGTGCATATAAATTTACTGACAATGGGAAAAAAGCAGTATTGCTTGCAGGATATTTTCAAGATAATAAAAATATAGTTTTAATTGGTGATGATGTAAGAAAAAAATTAGATGAAATAAAGAAACAATTGCCACAGGATTTAACTATAGATGAAGTTACTTTTCAGCCAAAAGATGTAGATGATTCAGTTTCATTTTTTATGAAAAACCTTGAAGAAGGAGTAGTTCTCGTAGTAATTACTGTTTTGATAGGAATGGGAATTAGAAATGCATTAGTTGTATCTTCGGTTATTCCAATATCAATAGCTCTATCTTTTATTGCTATGGAGGTTTTAGGGATAAAAGTACATCAAATATCAACAACGGCACTTATTATAGCCTTGGGAATACTGGTGGATGATGCTATTGTAATAGGAGATGTTGTTCAAGTAGGCATTGATGAAGGCTTACCAGGAGATGAGGCAGCCTTTAAAGGAATTAAAAAATTATTTGTGCCTGTATTTACCTCTACTTTAATAATAGTTGGTGCTTTTGCTCCTCTTTTAAGTATACCAGGAGCTGTAGGGGAGTTTATAAGTACACTGCCACAAGTAGTTATGATTTGTATAACTTGCTCATATATATCAGCCTTATTTATAACTCCAGCTATGTCATCTTTGTTTTTTAAGAAAAGTAAACAACCAACAAAAGAAAATAAAATTCAAAAATTCTTTAATAAGCTTTTAACTTATGGACTTAGCCATAAAATAAAAATTATTGCAGCTTCTTTGCTTGTTTTAGTAGTATCGATGGGATTAATAAATTTATTAGGAACACAATTCTTTCCTTATGTAGATAAGAATGTTATTTACATAGATATTGCTAATGAAAAAGTTGAAGATATTAATAGTACAGGAAAATTAGTTAGCAAGGTAGAAGAAGTTTTAAAAGAACAAGAAGAGGTTACAAGCTACACTTCAGCTATAGGCGGAGGTATGCCTAGTTTTTATATTACACTTCCTACGGTAGCACCAGCTAAAGATGTAGCTCAAATTATGGTGAAGGTAGATTTAGAAAAGACTAAAAAGTTTGAAACAAGAGAAAAACTTGTTGAGTATGTTCAAAATCAATTGGACAGTAAAATATCTGGAGGAACTGCTACAGTAAAACTTTTAGAACAAGCAATGCCAATTGGGGCACCTGTTAGATTAAGGCTTACTGGAGATGATTTAGATAAAATATATGCAGCTTCAGAACAGATACAAGAAAAATTAAAGGATATGTCAGGAACTACAAATGTAAGAGATGATGCAGCTAAAAAGACTTATGAATATGAAGTGCTTATTGATAGCACAAAAGCATCTCAATATGGTTTGTTAAAATCTGATATTTTAAAACAAATGAATATTGCTTTAAAAGGATATAGCAGCTCTGTATATAGAAAGAGTGGAAATGAATATGATATATTAGTTAAAAGCAATATCAGTTCAGTAGAAGATTTAAAGAATTTACAAGTAAAATCAAGTATTGCAAGTAATAAAATCTTATTAAATCAAGTGGCAACAGTAAAGCTTAATTCGCAGTTAGATCAAATAAAACATTATAAAAAGGATAAGACGGTAACAGTATTTAGTGATGTAAAATCTGATTATAATGCAAGCGATATTGAGAGTAAGTTAAAAGCAGAAATAAATAAAATGGACTTGAATGGTGTAAATGTTCTTTATGATGGAGAGCAAAATCAAATAGAAACTAACTTTACAAGCCTTGGAGTTGCAGGCGTGCTTACTATAATAATAATTTATTTAATTCTATTTGTTCAATTTAAGTCATTTGTACAACCTTTTGTAATAATATATTCGCTGCCATTATCGCTGATGGGAGTAATAATAGGTTTAATAATATTTGATATGCCATTATCATTAACTGCAGTTATGGGTATAATAAGCTTGATTGGGGTAGTTATAAGAAATGCAATACTTCTTGTAGAATATATAATTGAGGGAAGACACGAAGGGCTTTCTATAGATGAAGCTTGTATACATGCAGTAAGCCAAAGGTTCAGACCGATAATATTAAGCTCAACAGCAACCATAACAGGGCTTATACCACTTGCATTTTCTAATAGTACTTTATTTGGACCTATGTCTGTAACTATAATTTTTGGCCTTGCATCAGCAACTTTCCTAACTTTTATAGTTGTCCCAGTAATGTATTCTTTGGTTAATAATAGGCTGGAGGCTAAAAAGAAATAAGAACAATGAGGATGTCAAGGTAACAAGCATTTCATTTATAGTTACTTACATAATATGATGACCTTTATTATAAAAATTGGATTAAGATCTTATGTAAATTAAAAAAAGGAATACTTAGTGCAAGAAATGCTCTAAGTGTTCCTTTTTTTATGTACGTTAATCCAATCGATTAAGGTAGTTGCGAAAAATACTTTCATGTTCTTGCAAAATACCAAAAAACTCATCATCTATTTTTTCAACTACTGGAAGGGCTGTTTTAACCATATCAAGCCCTTTTGGCAAAAGAATAACTGAATTTGCTCTACTATCGTCAGGGTTAGCAGTTCGCTTTATAAAGTCGTTCTTTTCTAAGCCTCTGATAATTTGAGATGTAGACATAACATCCATATCTGCAAGTTTTGCAATGCTTACCTGTGTGACATTATCATCTGATTGGCTAAGATAATTTAATGTAGTAAGCACTACAAATTGTGGATGAGTAATGCCTAATTTACGAAGTTCTTGTGTAATGATTGAATGCCATTTATTATATACTCGGATAAAAAGAAGACCAGTTGAAGATTCTGCATCATCTTTAAATCGAGCTGATGGAAAGTCCAATTTATATTTCAACCTCCTTTTTGATTTTCATGACAGATTTAGGGACATCGGAAAATACACCGCAAAGAAAGTTTAAATCTTCTTCTGATGGATTTTCTTTTTCTAATTTTACAGTATGTTGAATAAAGTTTCTACCATCTTCCTGAAAAATATCATGTCCAAAATGAATATTTCCCATTTCAGGAACTTCAGTTTTATCCCAATAAGAAGCATTTGGGACGATGTTAGTAAGAGTAAATGTCATTTCTGGCATTCCTTTTAATTTCATTGTTCCGGTAGTTCCAGTTTTTAATTCACCATTAAATTTAAGATTTTCTAAATCTTCTTCCCAAATATATCTCTTTGCAGGATCAGAATAATAGGACCAAATAGCTTCCTTAGGCGCATTTACTTCAACTTTAAATTGTAATTCCATTTTTAATTCTCCTTTATATGTATATTTATTATATGTATACTTATTATAAGTATACATATAATATTTGTCAACAAGAAGTATGAATGTAAGAAATTAAAAATTTTCAAATGTTTTAACCAATATTTCCTATATTATCTTGGAAAAAGGGAGTAATATAATTAGTTAAGGAATAAGTTTTTATAAAATAATTTGATTTGTTTTAATTATATTAAGGAGTGGAAATGTTGAATAATAATTTTAAAAGTTATAATGTTGAAGCATGGGATATTTTACAACATCTTTTTAAGGTTAATAAAATAAATGATCATACCCTTCATTTTGTAGGTGAATTTTCAGGAAAATTAGATTTGGAAAGGTTAAGACAAGCAGTCGATATTTCAATTGATGCATTTCCTTTGATTAGATGTGTGTACAATGAAACAAAAAGAAAGCCTTTTTGGGAAGATAAAGGTTATACGGCAGAGGATGTTATAGAATATATAGAAGCACATGATACTGATGAAGAGATGATTCAGCATGTTTATCAAGAAATAGATGAGTTTAATGGACCACAATTAAGGATTAAAGTGATTCAAAGGGAAGAAAAGCATATAATGTGTGTACTGATAAATCATATGCTATGTGATGCGGCTGGATTTAAGGATTATTTATATATGCTAAGTGATATTCATACTAATATAGATAGAAAATTAGATTATTCTATTGCAGCTATGGGGAATCGAAAAATCAAGCAAGTCCTAAAAGTATTTTCGATTTCAGATAAGTTGAAAATTATGTTTAGTAAAATAAATATGTCTGTGAATGATGATTCGAGCTTCGATTTAGAAGGAGATCTTAATAACCCCTTTATTGAACTTCGTAAAATTGATAAGGAAAAATTCCTTAGGCTTAAAGCTTTTGCAAAGAAACATGATGCAACCATTAATGATATTATGCTTACAGCTTACCAAAGGGTTTTGTTTCAACTATTTGGCAAAGCTATAAGTATACCTTGTACTGTTGATTTAAGAAAATATTTATTAAATCATAAGGCAGAGGGGATATGTAATCTACCTACTAATCTTTTTTGTAATATAGGTTCAGAAGTTGGTGAAACATTTGAACAAACTATTTACAAAGTAAAGCAGACGATGGACAAGCAAAAATCTAATAATAGTTGTGTTAAAAGTTTAATCATGTTAGAAAAAGTTTTTGATATTTTTCCTAATAAGCTTGCAAGAAGCATTCTTGAGAAGAACTTCTCGAATCCACTTATTGCATTTACTAATATAGGAATAATTGATAAAAAGAAAATTGTATTTGGAGAAATTGAGATTACTGAAGCTTTCATGACAGGGTCAATTAAATATAGTCCATATTTCCAATTAGCTGTATCAACCTTTGCTGATAAAGTAACTCTTAGTGTAAATTTATATGGGACCAAAGCAGATAGAAACAAGGTTTCAGATTTTTTAGATAAGTTTATTGCTGAATTGCAAACTGCTATGTAGTTATTAGGATAATAAAATATATTTGCAAAAAGTTAAATTTGTGTTATGATAATTAAAAATGTGAATAAGTTAATTGATAAGGCAAAGGAGTCTATTTTATATAACTGTGTAAGTTGTATGAAATTGGCTCCTTTTTATATAATAAAAAATCCTTTATTTAAATTAAATATACTCAACATAGTGCGGGTTTATTGAAAATGCGGTTTTAGAAACTTTTGCACTATTTTTCTGATGCTCAAAATAGTGGCTAGAAATGAGATATACACTATGTTAAGCTAATGTATACGTTAGCTTACTGTAAGTAAATGCCAAAATGTTGCTAAAAAAACGAGTTAAAATTAGCACTAATATGACAATTTAAGCGTATTTTTTGATTTTTTTTCATTACTTTTTTCATGTAAGCGATATATAATGGATTTATAAAAGGAGATGATATTATGAAACAAAAAGTAGTAGACATGGATAAGGTACTTTTAGATAATGAATTTTTTGTGTTTCATAAAATAGATGATTCTCATTTTATGGGGAGACCACACTTTCACGATGGATTTGAAATTCATTTTACATTAACTAATGAAACTACATATTATGTTGATGGTAGAAAATTTGTAATGGATTCCGGAGCCATAGCAATTTTTAATTCTGAAGAAATTCATCGAGTAGTAGTGGATAACAAAAAATTGTACGAAAGATATTGCATACTATTTAAGCCTCGATTTATCGATGTTTTAAAAGATAATTCCCTTGATATTCTTCAAGTATTCACTAATCGAAGAAAAGGTTATAACTGTATTCAACTTAGTGAATTATCAAAGGAACAATTAGTGAAATTATTTAATGAACTGATAAATTACTATCAAGATTCAGAAAGCAAGTTTCAAGATTTAAAGATAAAAGTAAAGTTTATAGAAATTCTTATAATAATATCTGAACTTTTTAATAATTTTCTTGAAGATAAAAAAAATATAAACTATGAAGGTAATACACAATTTTATTCCTTGTTAGATTATATTAAAAATAATTACATGGAAGATAGTAATTTAGATGATTTAGCCAATGAATTTTATATAAGTAAGTCTACGATTATAAGATTGTTTAAGAAGAATATTGGTATGACACCTACACAATATTTAATTTATATTAGGATAATGGCTTCTAGAAATTATCTTGAAGCTGGTTATAGTGTGAAAGATGTGGCATATAAAATAGGATACAAGGACGAATCCAGTTTTATTAAAAAGTTTAAAGAGTTACAAGGCATCTCCCCGAAGCAATATATGTTGAATTTACAACGGAAGGGGTTAAAAGATGAAAAATACTATTGAAAATTATCTGAATTTAGTAGTTAATAACTTAATTAATTTAGATAATCAAGGTGATTTAGCAAATGAATTTGTAAGTGTTTCTACAGCTGAAGCAGAAAAAAAAGGTTTTTTTGCTAGAGATTTTGGAATGGATCAATGGGATTGGCCACAAGGTGTAGGAATATTTGGACTTAGCCAAAACTTAGAAAAGAATAGGGAATACATTGTTAATTGGGCTAAAACAGAAATTAACAAAGGGCTGCCTACAAAAAATATAAATACTATTTGCCCATTGTTATCCCTAGTGGACTTTAAAGAATTTGAACAACTTTCGTTAGAGTGGATGAGTTGGATTGATGAGAATTTTCCAAGGACATATGAAAGTGGACTGCAGCATATTACTTCAGGAGTAGATAAGTTTTCTCTTAGATTAAATGAAGGTCAAATTTGG
The window above is part of the Clostridium saccharoperbutylacetonicum N1-4(HMT) genome. Proteins encoded here:
- a CDS encoding efflux RND transporter periplasmic adaptor subunit translates to MNKKIIAVCLVCFNLFMLSGCSSDNNSTAEIKTYPVKTVELKDESYPISLEYEGLTGGSEVRKLSFKSSARVSKIYVSKGQQVKKGDKLVDLDKTDLDFAANGSKAQMDAASAQYEKAVNGAQAEDINKAQIAVKNAEDNYNYCKDLYNKNLSLYQMHAITKQQLDDIKIKLNGSESELNAARETLKQLQNGTRSEDENVALAQLNAAKADYASKVNLVQDASLIADVDGYVVDILGKEGEMQSAGYPVVLIRSENQVVTVGLSDEDVKKIQIGTKTQVKIDNNTTDGEVMNIVQMADSKSGTYSAEIKLINPIDNNKFYIGQSVKVYISEGEKKGLWIPITSILNDGQDYVFVVENGHAVKKNVTLGQTNENLVNVEGLKNGDKLINEGMKNIKAGYQVSAE
- a CDS encoding efflux RND transporter permease subunit yields the protein MGLINAAIKNKKIVLFLVLITILSGLACYYYIPKQESPDVSSPAAMITTIYPGASPKDVESLVTKKIEDKIEEIDGYDYAESFSQNSASIVIVYLNNDADKDKAWRTLRDKIKDLKADLPNGVEESKIDTNLTQTAGMILSISGDNYSYEQLGNYADDIKKQLGGISGISRFDIKGKQDKQVKVQVDLSKINKSSISLEEVCGVLQAQNVEIPSGSLELATGKIKVQTPGSFTSLKDIENTIVGVSSDTGQTLKLKDIATVSMDYDDDSAYKFTDNGKKAVLLAGYFQDNKNIVLIGDDVRKKLDEIKKQLPQDLTIDEVTFQPKDVDDSVSFFMKNLEEGVVLVVITVLIGMGIRNALVVSSVIPISIALSFIAMEVLGIKVHQISTTALIIALGILVDDAIVIGDVVQVGIDEGLPGDEAAFKGIKKLFVPVFTSTLIIVGAFAPLLSIPGAVGEFISTLPQVVMICITCSYISALFITPAMSSLFFKKSKQPTKENKIQKFFNKLLTYGLSHKIKIIAASLLVLVVSMGLINLLGTQFFPYVDKNVIYIDIANEKVEDINSTGKLVSKVEEVLKEQEEVTSYTSAIGGGMPSFYITLPTVAPAKDVAQIMVKVDLEKTKKFETREKLVEYVQNQLDSKISGGTATVKLLEQAMPIGAPVRLRLTGDDLDKIYAASEQIQEKLKDMSGTTNVRDDAAKKTYEYEVLIDSTKASQYGLLKSDILKQMNIALKGYSSSVYRKSGNEYDILVKSNISSVEDLKNLQVKSSIASNKILLNQVATVKLNSQLDQIKHYKKDKTVTVFSDVKSDYNASDIESKLKAEINKMDLNGVNVLYDGEQNQIETNFTSLGVAGVLTIIIIYLILFVQFKSFVQPFVIIYSLPLSLMGVIIGLIIFDMPLSLTAVMGIISLIGVVIRNAILLVEYIIEGRHEGLSIDEACIHAVSQRFRPIILSSTATITGLIPLAFSNSTLFGPMSVTIIFGLASATFLTFIVVPVMYSLVNNRLEAKKK
- a CDS encoding MarR family winged helix-turn-helix transcriptional regulator, producing the protein MDFPSARFKDDAESSTGLLFIRVYNKWHSIITQELRKLGITHPQFVVLTTLNYLSQSDDNVTQVSIAKLADMDVMSTSQIIRGLEKNDFIKRTANPDDSRANSVILLPKGLDMVKTALPVVEKIDDEFFGILQEHESIFRNYLNRLD
- a CDS encoding DUF1298 domain-containing protein, with the protein product MLNNNFKSYNVEAWDILQHLFKVNKINDHTLHFVGEFSGKLDLERLRQAVDISIDAFPLIRCVYNETKRKPFWEDKGYTAEDVIEYIEAHDTDEEMIQHVYQEIDEFNGPQLRIKVIQREEKHIMCVLINHMLCDAAGFKDYLYMLSDIHTNIDRKLDYSIAAMGNRKIKQVLKVFSISDKLKIMFSKINMSVNDDSSFDLEGDLNNPFIELRKIDKEKFLRLKAFAKKHDATINDIMLTAYQRVLFQLFGKAISIPCTVDLRKYLLNHKAEGICNLPTNLFCNIGSEVGETFEQTIYKVKQTMDKQKSNNSCVKSLIMLEKVFDIFPNKLARSILEKNFSNPLIAFTNIGIIDKKKIVFGEIEITEAFMTGSIKYSPYFQLAVSTFADKVTLSVNLYGTKADRNKVSDFLDKFIAELQTAM
- a CDS encoding AraC family transcriptional regulator, which gives rise to MKQKVVDMDKVLLDNEFFVFHKIDDSHFMGRPHFHDGFEIHFTLTNETTYYVDGRKFVMDSGAIAIFNSEEIHRVVVDNKKLYERYCILFKPRFIDVLKDNSLDILQVFTNRRKGYNCIQLSELSKEQLVKLFNELINYYQDSESKFQDLKIKVKFIEILIIISELFNNFLEDKKNINYEGNTQFYSLLDYIKNNYMEDSNLDDLANEFYISKSTIIRLFKKNIGMTPTQYLIYIRIMASRNYLEAGYSVKDVAYKIGYKDESSFIKKFKELQGISPKQYMLNLQRKGLKDEKYY